One Halobacterium zhouii genomic region harbors:
- a CDS encoding zinc-binding dehydrogenase has translation MQAVRLDGHGETDVIDYGEVPDPDVGRDDVLVDVKAGALNHLDVWTRRGLPGLDLEMPHVPGSDAAGVVVETGADVTRFEEGDRVAVSAGVFCGECEFCRDGDYPLCTSFHVLGEHVPGVHSELAAVPEDNLVPVPEHVDWETAAAAPLVFQTAWRMLVTRADVDPGESVLVLGASGGVGHAAVQIAKYAGAEVWATASTDEKLQYAEEIGADHVVNYESEDFARTIREETGKRGVDVVVDHVGEATWDDSLKSLAKGGRLVTCGATTGGKPETHVQRLFWNHLSVLGSTMATPGEVDDVLELVWDGTFDVRIRDVLPMSETARAHEALENREGFGKVVVKPDSEY, from the coding sequence ATGCAGGCAGTACGCCTCGACGGACACGGGGAGACGGACGTCATCGACTACGGTGAGGTGCCGGACCCCGACGTCGGACGGGACGACGTGCTGGTGGACGTGAAGGCGGGGGCGCTCAACCACCTGGACGTGTGGACGCGCCGGGGGTTGCCGGGCCTCGACCTGGAGATGCCCCACGTGCCGGGGAGCGACGCGGCGGGCGTCGTCGTGGAGACCGGCGCGGACGTCACGCGATTCGAGGAGGGGGACCGCGTCGCTGTCTCCGCCGGCGTCTTCTGCGGGGAGTGTGAGTTCTGCCGGGACGGCGACTATCCGCTGTGCACGTCCTTCCACGTCCTCGGCGAGCACGTCCCCGGGGTACACAGCGAACTCGCTGCGGTGCCCGAGGACAACCTCGTCCCGGTGCCCGAGCACGTGGACTGGGAGACGGCGGCGGCCGCGCCGCTCGTCTTCCAGACGGCGTGGCGGATGCTCGTCACGCGCGCTGACGTCGACCCCGGGGAGTCCGTGCTCGTGCTCGGCGCGAGCGGCGGCGTCGGGCACGCTGCGGTCCAGATCGCGAAGTACGCTGGGGCGGAGGTGTGGGCGACCGCGAGCACCGACGAGAAACTCCAGTACGCCGAGGAGATCGGTGCCGACCACGTCGTCAACTACGAGTCCGAGGACTTCGCCCGCACCATCCGCGAGGAGACCGGGAAGCGCGGCGTGGACGTGGTCGTGGACCACGTCGGCGAGGCGACGTGGGACGACTCCCTGAAGTCGCTCGCGAAGGGCGGTCGGCTGGTCACCTGTGGCGCCACCACCGGCGGGAAGCCGGAGACGCACGTCCAGCGGTTGTTCTGGAACCACCTTTCCGTGCTCGGTTCGACGATGGCGACGCCGGGGGAGGTCGACGACGTCCTCGAACTCGTCTGGGACGGCACGTTCGACGTCCGAATCCGGGACGTCCTCCCGATGAGCGAGACGGCGCGCGCCCACGAGGCACTGGAGAACCGCGAAGGCTTTGGGAAGGTAGTCGTAAAACCCGACAGCGAGTACTGA
- the carB gene encoding carbamoyl-phosphate synthase large subunit, with protein MSEHDRTVLLVGSGPIQIGQAAEFDYSGAQACRALQEEGVRVVLVNSNPATIMTDPEMADAVYIEPITTEAIAEVVRKENPDGVIAGLGGQTGLNVTAELAEQGVLDEHDVDIMGTPLDTIYATEDRDLFRQRMEELGQPVARSRTIALDDDESLTDVDADALEGRVEQAVEDVGGLPVISRTTYTLGGSGSGVVHEMEELKERVRKGLRLSRNGEVLVTESIAGWVELEYEVMRDAGGTCLIVCNMENIDPMGIHTGESTVVTPSQVIPDDGHQEMRDAALEVISDLGIEGGCNIQFAWRDDGTPGGEYRVVEVNPRVSRSSALASKATGYPIARVTAKVALGKRLHEITNEITGETTAAFEPAIDYVVTKVPRWPNEKFPETEFDLGTAMKSTGEAMAIGRTFEESLLKALRSSEYDPSVEWDEVGDDELDADYLETPTPDRPYALFEAFERGYTVDEVEALTGIKEWYLERFQNVADAAVAASEGDFETAAETGFTNAEVARMTDGGIEAVEDAAPDRTFKQVDTCAGEFAASTPYYYSARDAGARRDEVQADRDADSVVIVGGGPIRIGQGVEFDYCTVHAVRALRSQGIDAHVVNNNPETVSTDYDTSDGLFFEPVTAEEVADVVEATNADGVMVQFGGQTSVDVGEPLEAELERRDLDCEVMGTSVDAMDLAEDRDRFNRLMDDLGISQPSGGSATSEDEALELAHDIGYPVLVRPSYVLGGRAMDVVHDDEELREYVAEAVRVSPEKPILVDEFLDGAVELDVDAVSDGEDVLLGGVMEHVESAGVHSGDSACVIPPRSLDDETMARVREVTEDIARALDTVGLLNVQLAVKDGEVYVLEANPRSSRTVPFVSKATGVPIAKLAARVMAGESLSDLDANESVPEQYSVKEVVLPFDRLPDSDPRLGPEMKSTGEVMGTADTFGKAYEKAQSAAANDLPESGTAVVDLDGVTDDGDGFAEHYDVEAFEDVPAAIRAGDVDLVVSDDLDALQTAVEEEVSYLSTAAGASAALDALARRADSLSVHPVSERPVRNDDWGGSE; from the coding sequence ATGAGCGAGCACGACCGTACGGTTCTTCTCGTCGGAAGCGGCCCCATCCAGATCGGACAGGCGGCGGAGTTCGACTACTCTGGCGCGCAGGCCTGCCGAGCGCTCCAGGAAGAAGGCGTGCGCGTCGTGCTCGTGAACTCGAACCCCGCGACCATCATGACCGACCCCGAGATGGCCGACGCCGTCTACATCGAACCCATCACGACGGAGGCCATCGCGGAGGTCGTCCGGAAGGAGAACCCCGACGGCGTCATCGCGGGCCTCGGCGGCCAGACGGGACTGAACGTCACCGCGGAGTTGGCCGAGCAGGGCGTCCTCGACGAACACGACGTCGACATCATGGGGACGCCACTGGACACGATTTACGCGACCGAGGACCGCGACTTGTTCCGCCAGCGCATGGAGGAACTGGGGCAACCGGTGGCGCGCTCGCGGACCATCGCGCTCGACGACGACGAATCGCTCACGGACGTCGACGCGGACGCGCTGGAGGGGCGCGTCGAGCAGGCGGTCGAGGACGTCGGCGGCCTCCCGGTCATCTCGCGAACGACGTACACGCTCGGCGGGAGCGGGAGCGGCGTCGTCCACGAGATGGAGGAGCTCAAAGAGCGCGTGCGGAAGGGCCTCCGCCTCTCGCGGAACGGCGAGGTGCTCGTCACGGAGTCCATCGCCGGCTGGGTGGAACTCGAGTACGAGGTGATGCGGGACGCCGGCGGGACCTGTCTCATCGTCTGCAACATGGAGAACATCGACCCGATGGGCATCCACACCGGCGAGTCGACGGTCGTCACGCCCTCCCAGGTCATCCCGGACGACGGCCACCAGGAGATGCGCGACGCCGCCCTCGAGGTCATCAGCGACCTCGGCATCGAGGGCGGATGTAACATCCAGTTCGCGTGGCGCGACGACGGCACGCCCGGCGGCGAGTACCGCGTGGTCGAGGTGAATCCACGCGTCTCCCGCTCCTCCGCGCTCGCGTCGAAGGCGACCGGCTACCCCATCGCTCGCGTCACCGCGAAGGTCGCGCTCGGCAAGCGCCTCCACGAGATCACAAACGAGATCACGGGCGAGACGACGGCGGCCTTCGAACCCGCCATCGACTACGTCGTCACGAAGGTGCCCCGCTGGCCGAACGAGAAGTTCCCGGAGACGGAGTTCGACCTCGGCACCGCGATGAAAAGTACAGGAGAAGCGATGGCCATCGGGCGCACCTTCGAGGAGAGTCTGCTGAAGGCGCTTCGCTCCTCGGAGTACGACCCGAGCGTGGAGTGGGACGAGGTGGGCGACGACGAACTCGACGCCGACTACCTGGAGACGCCGACGCCCGACCGCCCGTACGCGCTGTTCGAGGCGTTCGAGCGCGGCTACACCGTAGACGAAGTAGAGGCCCTGACGGGCATCAAGGAGTGGTACCTCGAGCGCTTCCAGAACGTCGCCGACGCCGCCGTCGCCGCGAGCGAGGGCGACTTCGAGACGGCCGCCGAGACCGGATTCACGAACGCGGAGGTGGCGAGGATGACGGACGGCGGTATCGAGGCGGTAGAGGACGCCGCGCCCGACCGGACGTTCAAGCAAGTGGACACCTGCGCGGGCGAGTTCGCGGCGTCCACACCGTACTACTACTCTGCCCGCGACGCCGGCGCCCGGCGCGACGAAGTGCAGGCAGACCGGGACGCCGACAGCGTCGTCATCGTCGGCGGCGGCCCCATCCGCATCGGGCAGGGCGTGGAGTTCGACTACTGCACGGTCCACGCGGTGCGCGCGCTCAGAAGCCAGGGAATCGACGCGCACGTCGTGAACAACAACCCCGAGACGGTGTCGACGGACTACGACACCAGCGACGGCCTGTTCTTCGAACCGGTCACCGCCGAGGAGGTTGCCGACGTCGTCGAGGCGACGAACGCGGACGGCGTGATGGTGCAGTTCGGCGGGCAGACGAGCGTCGACGTCGGCGAACCGCTGGAGGCCGAACTGGAGCGCCGCGACCTCGACTGCGAGGTCATGGGGACGAGCGTGGACGCGATGGACCTCGCGGAGGACCGCGACCGGTTCAACCGCCTGATGGACGACCTAGGGATCAGCCAGCCGTCCGGTGGCTCCGCGACGAGCGAGGACGAGGCGCTAGAACTCGCCCACGACATCGGCTACCCGGTGCTCGTGCGCCCCTCCTACGTGCTCGGCGGGCGCGCGATGGACGTCGTGCACGACGACGAGGAACTCCGGGAGTACGTCGCGGAGGCGGTGCGAGTCAGCCCCGAGAAGCCGATTCTCGTCGACGAGTTCCTGGACGGCGCCGTCGAGCTGGACGTGGACGCCGTGAGCGACGGCGAGGACGTCCTGCTCGGCGGCGTGATGGAACACGTCGAGAGCGCAGGCGTCCACTCCGGGGACTCGGCGTGCGTGATTCCGCCGCGTTCCCTGGACGACGAGACGATGGCGCGGGTGCGCGAGGTCACGGAGGACATCGCGCGGGCGCTGGACACCGTCGGCCTGCTGAACGTGCAGCTAGCCGTAAAAGATGGCGAGGTGTACGTCCTCGAAGCGAACCCGCGCTCCTCGCGCACGGTTCCGTTCGTCTCGAAGGCGACGGGCGTCCCCATCGCGAAACTGGCGGCGCGGGTGATGGCGGGCGAGTCGCTCTCAGACCTCGATGCGAACGAGAGCGTCCCCGAGCAGTACAGCGTGAAGGAGGTCGTCCTGCCGTTCGACCGCCTGCCCGACTCGGACCCGCGTCTCGGCCCGGAGATGAAGTCCACGGGCGAGGTGATGGGGACCGCGGACACGTTCGGGAAGGCCTACGAGAAGGCCCAGTCAGCGGCGGCCAACGACCTCCCCGAGAGCGGGACGGCGGTCGTGGACCTCGACGGTGTGACGGACGACGGGGATGGCTTCGCCGAGCACTACGACGTCGAGGCGTTCGAGGACGTGCCCGCGGCGATTCGCGCGGGCGACGTGGACCTCGTGGTGAGCGACGACCTGGACGCGCTCCAGACCGCGGTCGAGGAGGAGGTGTCCTACCTCTCGACGGCGGCGGGCGCGAGCGCCGCGCTGGACGCGCTCGCTCGCCGAGCGGACTCGCTGTCGGTTCACCCGGTGAGCGAGCGCCCGGTTCGAAACGACGACTGGGGCGGAAGCGAGTAA
- a CDS encoding 5-formyltetrahydrofolate cyclo-ligase — protein sequence MPGKQALRERVWDDLEESGEARFPFPPHGRIPNFAGASDAADLLAAQPEWEGADTVKANPDAPQLPARRRALRDGKTVYMAVPRLRDEKCFLELDPDRIDPEEYDAAPALSNVDDYADQVRPDALPHVDLVLSGSVVVTAAGARVGKGEGFSDLEFAILSDLGLVDDETTVATTVHERQVVDSGEVTPDAHDVPMDLVVTPERVIRTDSEYDRPAGVDWDALDEEQIEEMPVLERLQAEL from the coding sequence GTGCCCGGGAAGCAAGCCCTCCGCGAGCGCGTGTGGGACGACCTGGAGGAGTCGGGCGAAGCGCGCTTCCCGTTCCCGCCACACGGCCGCATTCCGAACTTCGCGGGCGCGAGCGACGCCGCCGACCTGCTCGCCGCACAACCCGAGTGGGAGGGGGCGGACACCGTGAAGGCGAACCCGGACGCGCCCCAACTCCCCGCCCGCCGGCGTGCGCTCCGCGACGGCAAGACCGTCTACATGGCGGTGCCGCGGCTCCGCGACGAGAAGTGTTTTCTCGAACTCGACCCCGACCGCATCGACCCCGAGGAGTACGACGCCGCGCCCGCGCTGTCGAACGTCGACGACTACGCCGACCAGGTGCGTCCGGACGCGCTCCCGCACGTCGACCTCGTGCTCTCCGGGAGCGTCGTGGTGACGGCAGCCGGCGCTCGCGTCGGGAAGGGCGAGGGGTTCAGCGACCTCGAGTTCGCCATCCTCTCGGACCTCGGCCTCGTGGACGACGAGACGACTGTGGCGACGACGGTCCACGAGCGCCAGGTCGTCGATAGCGGCGAGGTGACGCCGGATGCCCACGACGTTCCAATGGACCTCGTCGTGACCCCCGAGCGCGTGATTCGCACGGACAGCGAGTACGACCGGCCAGCGGGCGTCGACTGGGACGCACTCGACGAGGAGCAGATTGAGGAGATGCCGGTTCTGGAGCGTCTGCAAGCCGAACTTTAA
- a CDS encoding desampylase, whose protein sequence is MLVLTRAAYDAVLDHAQVDVPREACGVLVGREQDGERHVEEVRRVPNVSETPRVAYELDPEATLAAFDDAEAAGRDVLGFYHSHPSGPVRMSARDREQASWPGRVYVLVSLAARPPVLDAWTWTGEAFEREAVTVRGT, encoded by the coding sequence GTGCTCGTGTTGACGCGGGCGGCCTACGACGCGGTACTCGACCACGCTCAGGTGGACGTGCCGCGGGAAGCCTGTGGCGTGCTGGTCGGCCGCGAGCAGGACGGCGAGCGACACGTCGAGGAGGTCCGCCGGGTGCCGAACGTCTCCGAGACGCCGCGCGTCGCGTACGAACTCGACCCGGAGGCGACGCTCGCAGCGTTCGACGACGCAGAGGCGGCGGGCCGGGACGTACTCGGATTCTACCACTCCCACCCCTCAGGGCCGGTCCGGATGAGTGCACGGGACCGCGAGCAGGCGTCGTGGCCGGGGCGCGTCTACGTGCTCGTCTCGCTCGCAGCGCGCCCGCCAGTGCTCGACGCGTGGACCTGGACCGGCGAAGCGTTCGAGCGCGAGGCGGTCACTGTACGCGGAACGTAG
- a CDS encoding diacylglycerol/lipid kinase family protein, translating to MASHVLVLNPVCGDGQHAERVHDIAAIRGYDVRETKAEGDGVKFARDAADDGASVVAACGGDGTVNEVVRGLDDADALDSVTFGVVPCGTGNNFAGNIGVTEIDQAFDVLEDGDERRIDLGYADDQLFVNSCIAGVPADASHKTSSNSKQRLGVLAYVLTLLQEVTDYSGLELTLIDQHGEEHWAGSAAVVFVGNVRRASAQRVKQANAEDGLFDVTIVEQVPPTKLLRAATVERLFGEDEEYVTRILSQSLTITVHENDPVTFSLDGEPLEANTVEFTVREKALRVRVGDDYRPDPNG from the coding sequence ATGGCGAGTCACGTCCTCGTCCTCAATCCCGTGTGCGGTGACGGGCAACACGCCGAACGCGTGCACGACATCGCCGCCATTCGAGGATACGACGTCCGCGAAACGAAGGCAGAAGGCGACGGTGTGAAGTTCGCACGCGACGCCGCCGACGACGGGGCGAGCGTCGTGGCGGCCTGCGGCGGCGACGGCACCGTCAACGAGGTCGTACGCGGCCTCGACGACGCCGACGCGCTCGACAGCGTGACCTTCGGTGTCGTCCCCTGTGGCACTGGTAATAACTTCGCCGGCAACATCGGCGTCACCGAAATCGACCAGGCCTTCGACGTCCTCGAGGACGGCGACGAGCGCCGCATCGACCTCGGATACGCCGACGACCAGTTGTTCGTGAACTCGTGTATCGCCGGCGTCCCCGCGGACGCCAGTCACAAGACGTCGAGCAATTCGAAGCAACGACTCGGCGTGCTCGCGTACGTGCTGACGCTCCTGCAGGAGGTGACCGACTACAGCGGCCTCGAACTCACGCTCATCGACCAGCACGGCGAGGAACATTGGGCGGGAAGCGCGGCCGTCGTGTTCGTCGGCAACGTTCGCCGGGCGAGCGCACAGCGCGTCAAGCAGGCTAACGCCGAAGACGGTCTCTTCGACGTCACCATCGTCGAACAGGTCCCCCCGACGAAGCTACTCCGGGCGGCTACCGTCGAGCGCCTGTTCGGTGAAGACGAGGAGTACGTCACCCGCATACTCTCCCAGAGCCTCACCATCACCGTCCACGAGAACGACCCGGTGACATTCAGTCTGGACGGCGAACCGCTCGAGGCCAACACGGTCGAGTTCACCGTTCGGGAGAAGGCGCTCCGCGTCCGGGTCGGGGACGACTACCGGCCCGACCCGAACGGATGA
- a CDS encoding MogA/MoaB family molybdenum cofactor biosynthesis protein: MVDFQSRETRRDDHVKDPDDEGEESGDFEPAESEPASDEDSHDEQEVHHDHHHHDVECVGVAVLTVSSSRSLDDDPAGDAIEAAFEADGGEVVMRELIADGYDRVQSAVDNLASRGDVDVVVTTGGTGVTPDDVTVEAVEVLFDKELPGFGELFRLLSYDEIGTKVVGTRATAGVADGTPVFCLPGSENAARLGSEQIVVPEAGHLAGLANPDEDEE; this comes from the coding sequence ATGGTCGACTTCCAGTCCCGGGAAACGCGGCGCGACGACCACGTGAAAGACCCGGACGACGAGGGAGAGGAGTCCGGCGACTTCGAACCAGCGGAGTCCGAACCAGCGAGCGACGAGGACTCCCACGACGAACAGGAGGTCCACCACGACCACCACCACCACGACGTGGAGTGCGTCGGCGTGGCGGTGCTCACAGTGTCGTCGTCGCGGTCGCTGGACGACGACCCGGCGGGCGACGCCATCGAGGCGGCGTTCGAGGCGGACGGCGGCGAGGTTGTGATGCGGGAGCTCATCGCGGACGGCTACGACCGCGTGCAGAGCGCCGTGGACAACCTCGCTTCGCGCGGTGACGTCGACGTCGTCGTGACGACCGGCGGCACGGGCGTGACGCCCGACGACGTCACCGTCGAAGCCGTCGAGGTGCTGTTCGACAAGGAACTTCCGGGGTTCGGAGAGCTGTTCCGGTTGCTCTCCTACGACGAGATAGGGACGAAGGTCGTCGGCACGCGTGCGACGGCGGGTGTCGCAGACGGCACGCCCGTGTTCTGCCTCCCGGGGAGCGAGAACGCCGCGCGTCTCGGCAGCGAACAGATCGTCGTCCCGGAAGCGGGCCACCTCGCGGGACTCGCGAACCCGGACGAGGACGAGGAGTAG
- a CDS encoding Lrp/AsnC family transcriptional regulator has product MDDIDRRILDTLRRDARTAYTEIADDIGVSEGTVRNRVDSLMDDGVIERFTVATSTGNVKAMIEIGVAMDVNTHEIGDRMKGWNEVDFVWQVSGEDDIVLVVDATDTGGVNELVTKAREQEEVVSTKTRLILDEKLG; this is encoded by the coding sequence ATGGACGACATCGACCGGCGCATCCTCGACACGCTGCGGCGGGACGCGCGGACCGCGTACACGGAGATCGCCGACGACATCGGCGTCAGCGAGGGAACGGTGCGGAACCGCGTCGACAGCCTGATGGACGACGGCGTCATCGAGCGGTTCACCGTCGCCACCTCCACCGGGAACGTCAAGGCCATGATCGAGATCGGCGTCGCCATGGACGTCAACACCCACGAGATCGGCGACCGGATGAAGGGGTGGAACGAGGTGGACTTCGTCTGGCAGGTGTCCGGTGAGGACGACATCGTGCTCGTCGTGGACGCCACGGACACCGGCGGTGTCAACGAACTCGTGACGAAGGCCCGCGAGCAGGAGGAGGTCGTCTCCACCAAAACGCGTCTGATCCTCGACGAGAAACTCGGGTAG
- a CDS encoding PHP-associated domain-containing protein, whose product MYAVDLHAHTRFFHGFERAGTAFDPFGYRLLALAARARGLDGVALTNHDYCTPFEGGGVASIPGIEVTTTEGHVLVVGPDPPRRTRPGELTPNAVVSMAHDRDCAVILPHPFRRSKVRHSDADFDAVELNGKSRRAWDAAREVAADRALPLVGGSDAHYPFEVGRSYTRVDAESLAPADVADAIRGGHVEPAFSRDPVSRALSRVYDRLHARKGHHEQF is encoded by the coding sequence ATGTACGCCGTCGATCTCCACGCGCACACTCGGTTCTTCCACGGATTCGAACGCGCGGGCACTGCGTTCGACCCGTTCGGCTATCGACTACTCGCGCTCGCGGCACGTGCCCGGGGCCTCGACGGTGTCGCGCTCACGAACCACGACTACTGCACGCCGTTCGAGGGCGGCGGCGTCGCCTCCATCCCCGGCATCGAGGTGACGACGACCGAGGGCCACGTTCTGGTCGTCGGCCCGGACCCGCCGAGGCGCACGCGGCCCGGGGAGCTCACCCCGAACGCGGTGGTGTCGATGGCACACGACCGGGACTGCGCGGTCATCCTCCCGCACCCGTTCCGCCGGTCGAAGGTACGTCACAGCGACGCCGACTTCGACGCCGTGGAACTCAACGGGAAGAGCAGGCGCGCGTGGGACGCCGCCCGCGAGGTGGCCGCGGACCGCGCGCTCCCGCTCGTCGGCGGGAGTGACGCCCACTATCCCTTCGAGGTCGGCCGGTCGTACACGCGCGTCGACGCCGAGTCGCTCGCCCCGGCCGACGTCGCCGACGCCATCCGCGGGGGACACGTCGAACCGGCGTTCAGTCGCGACCCCGTGTCACGCGCGCTCTCACGCGTGTACGACAGGCTCCACGCTCGGAAGGGTCACCACGAACAGTTCTGA
- a CDS encoding DUF7126 family protein, with amino-acid sequence MNAIVVGPDRGIAAALEGEGVEVTRIEGVASGEKLADAGVEDAGLLVVTDAGEATAVPVALELNEGLKTVAYTPDSMPEFVKAMLDFAIDPAALSADAVAEELV; translated from the coding sequence ATGAACGCAATCGTCGTCGGCCCGGACCGAGGTATCGCCGCCGCTCTCGAAGGTGAGGGCGTCGAAGTCACGCGAATCGAGGGCGTCGCATCCGGCGAGAAACTCGCGGACGCCGGCGTCGAGGACGCCGGCCTGCTCGTCGTCACGGACGCCGGCGAGGCGACCGCGGTTCCGGTCGCACTCGAACTCAACGAGGGACTCAAGACCGTCGCGTACACGCCGGACTCGATGCCCGAGTTCGTGAAGGCGATGCTCGACTTCGCCATCGACCCCGCGGCGCTCTCCGCGGACGCCGTCGCCGAGGAACTGGTCTGA
- a CDS encoding cupin domain-containing protein encodes MGLDRYPDLNPAPKKVQTTELYYSSDLLVKAFALGPGAEVDTHEHAEQTNVFHVLEGRITVVAEDDEEEIAAPGVVVHERESPHGARNDTDDQTLFTATMGPME; translated from the coding sequence ATGGGACTCGATCGCTACCCCGACCTGAACCCGGCGCCGAAGAAAGTCCAGACCACGGAACTGTACTATTCGTCGGACCTGCTCGTGAAGGCGTTCGCGCTCGGCCCCGGCGCCGAGGTCGACACCCACGAACACGCCGAGCAGACGAACGTCTTCCACGTCCTGGAGGGCCGAATCACCGTCGTCGCCGAGGACGACGAGGAGGAGATTGCCGCCCCCGGCGTCGTCGTTCACGAGCGCGAATCGCCCCACGGCGCGCGCAACGACACCGACGACCAGACGCTGTTCACGGCGACGATGGGGCCGATGGAGTAG
- the carA gene encoding glutamine-hydrolyzing carbamoyl-phosphate synthase small subunit, with translation MTDAYLALETGDVVEANARAPGRAQGELVFTTAYTGYEESLTDPSYEAQVLTFAYPLIGNYGVRPERFESDRVHPSAVVARELTDDIADWLREEGVPAVDGLDTRDVVLSVREQGAMKVGIAAGPDATPEAARAELADCPHMSDIEDIGERVSVAERETHGTDAGDGANADTHVALLDCGAKRSIVDSLTDRGATVTVLPHDATPEAVAELDPDVLFVSNGPGDPANFEAAQRVVSEFVGDIPLAGICLGQQVVARALGGTTEKMEFGHRGVNQPVLDHESGRVVMTTQNHGYTVADPGDLEVTQINVNDDTPEALDSAELDVLTRQYHPEANPGPHDTLDFFDDVLAMAESGRVPLAAD, from the coding sequence ATGACGGACGCTTACCTCGCGCTCGAAACTGGCGACGTGGTCGAAGCGAACGCCCGCGCTCCCGGCCGTGCGCAGGGCGAACTCGTCTTCACCACCGCCTACACGGGGTACGAAGAGAGCCTCACCGACCCGTCCTACGAGGCCCAGGTGCTCACGTTCGCCTACCCGCTCATCGGGAATTATGGTGTTCGCCCCGAGCGCTTCGAATCCGACCGCGTCCACCCGAGCGCCGTCGTCGCGCGCGAACTCACCGACGACATCGCCGACTGGCTGCGCGAGGAGGGCGTTCCCGCCGTCGACGGCCTCGACACCCGGGACGTCGTCCTCAGCGTGCGCGAGCAGGGCGCAATGAAGGTCGGTATCGCCGCCGGCCCCGACGCCACGCCAGAGGCCGCCCGCGCCGAACTAGCGGACTGCCCGCACATGAGCGACATCGAGGACATCGGCGAGCGCGTCAGCGTCGCCGAACGCGAAACCCACGGCACTGACGCCGGTGACGGTGCGAACGCCGACACCCACGTCGCACTCCTGGACTGCGGCGCGAAGCGCTCCATCGTCGACTCACTCACCGACCGCGGCGCGACGGTCACCGTGCTCCCACACGACGCCACACCCGAAGCGGTCGCCGAACTCGACCCCGACGTGCTATTTGTCTCCAACGGCCCCGGCGACCCCGCGAACTTCGAGGCCGCCCAGCGCGTCGTCTCGGAGTTCGTCGGCGATATCCCGCTCGCCGGCATCTGCCTCGGACAGCAGGTCGTCGCCCGCGCGCTCGGCGGCACCACCGAGAAGATGGAGTTCGGCCACCGCGGCGTCAACCAGCCGGTGCTCGACCACGAGAGCGGGCGCGTCGTCATGACTACGCAGAACCACGGCTACACGGTCGCCGACCCCGGCGACCTCGAGGTAACACAGATAAACGTCAACGACGACACGCCGGAGGCCCTGGACTCCGCGGAACTCGACGTGCTCACCCGCCAGTACCACCCCGAGGCCAACCCTGGTCCCCACGATACGCTCGACTTTTTCGACGACGTGCTCGCGATGGCCGAATCGGGTCGCGTACCCCTCGCCGCGGACTGA
- the idi gene encoding isopentenyl-diphosphate Delta-isomerase: MSETQSDVPAESSRDDETAENAEQDVVTVDEFDEKQGMANRLDAHMGDGIRHRAFTCMLFDEDGRLLLAQRAARKRLWDTHWDGTVASHPVEGQSQAEATRERLEEELGITPDQYDDLEVTDRFEYKRHYIDEGVEWEVCAVLKATLTDTSLDPDPEEVGGVLWADYEDVHENPRYYRQLRLCPWFEISMRRDFEGDADPVPDGTRE, from the coding sequence ATGAGCGAGACGCAGTCCGACGTTCCGGCCGAGTCCTCCCGGGACGACGAAACCGCGGAGAACGCCGAACAGGACGTCGTCACTGTCGACGAGTTCGACGAGAAGCAGGGGATGGCGAACCGTCTCGACGCACACATGGGCGACGGCATCCGCCACCGCGCGTTCACCTGCATGCTGTTCGACGAGGACGGACGCCTCCTGCTCGCACAGCGCGCCGCCCGCAAGCGCCTCTGGGACACGCACTGGGACGGCACCGTCGCCAGCCACCCGGTCGAGGGCCAGAGCCAGGCGGAAGCTACTCGCGAGCGACTCGAGGAGGAACTCGGCATCACGCCCGACCAGTACGACGACCTGGAGGTCACCGACCGCTTCGAGTACAAGCGCCACTACATCGACGAGGGCGTGGAGTGGGAGGTCTGTGCGGTGCTCAAGGCGACGCTCACGGACACCAGCCTCGACCCGGACCCCGAGGAGGTCGGCGGCGTGCTCTGGGCGGACTACGAGGACGTCCACGAGAACCCCCGGTACTACCGCCAGCTCCGCCTCTGCCCGTGGTTCGAGATCTCGATGCGCAGGGACTTCGAGGGGGACGCCGACCCCGTCCCGGACGGAACTCGGGAATAG